A single window of Microbispora hainanensis DNA harbors:
- a CDS encoding glucose 1-dehydrogenase, whose product MSRFTGKFAVVTGAARGIGAAIARRLAAEGAAVACVDLTADRCASIVDEITVTGGRAVAFGCDVSDSAQVEALVPGVMAEFGQIDVLVNNAGLTRDNLLFRMSEEDWEKVVDVNLKSVFLMSRAVQKHMVEQRSGAIVNLSSRSALGNRGQANYSAAKAGIQGLTATMAIELGPFGIRVNAVAPGYVATPMTEATAVRLGVTPEEHQATMAQAVPLRRVGQPTEIASVVAFFASDDASYVTGQTLYVNGGPR is encoded by the coding sequence ATGTCACGGTTCACGGGGAAGTTCGCGGTGGTCACCGGCGCGGCGCGGGGTATCGGCGCGGCGATCGCACGGCGGTTGGCCGCGGAGGGCGCGGCGGTGGCCTGCGTGGACCTCACCGCGGATCGGTGTGCCTCGATCGTGGACGAGATCACCGTGACCGGGGGCAGGGCGGTCGCGTTCGGCTGCGATGTCTCCGACAGTGCTCAGGTCGAGGCGCTGGTGCCGGGGGTGATGGCCGAGTTCGGGCAGATCGACGTGCTGGTGAACAACGCCGGGCTGACCCGCGACAACCTGCTGTTCCGCATGTCGGAGGAAGACTGGGAGAAGGTCGTCGACGTGAACCTCAAGAGCGTCTTCCTCATGAGCCGGGCCGTCCAGAAGCACATGGTGGAGCAGCGGTCGGGAGCGATCGTCAACCTGTCGAGCCGGTCGGCGCTGGGAAACCGGGGCCAGGCCAACTATTCGGCGGCCAAGGCGGGCATTCAGGGGCTCACCGCGACCATGGCGATCGAGCTGGGCCCGTTCGGCATCCGGGTGAACGCCGTCGCGCCGGGGTACGTCGCAACGCCGATGACCGAGGCGACGGCCGTACGGCTGGGGGTGACGCCGGAGGAGCACCAGGCGACCATGGCGCAGGCCGTGCCGTTGCGGCGGGTCGGCCAGCCGACGGAAATCGCGTCGGTGGTGGCGTTCTTCGCCTCCGACGACGCGTCGTATGTCACCGGCCAGACGCTCTACGTCAACGGTGGCCCACGGTAG
- a CDS encoding HNH endonuclease signature motif containing protein, whose amino-acid sequence MGASAGTLPGSLLGTALGASLGGPLGMVPPGLLLATGQVLPVSSVHRLARTSTLVRIVMNADGQVLDMGRKVRLATPAQRRAIFARYATCWVDGCPLPATMCQIDHADNWSSGGLTDLKLLGPACQFHNRDRYQHPDRYTRRNVGEDRWAFTYHRLGRARRLHE is encoded by the coding sequence TTGGGAGCGTCGGCAGGCACGCTGCCCGGGTCGCTGCTGGGGACGGCACTGGGTGCCTCGCTGGGAGGGCCGCTGGGGATGGTGCCGCCGGGGTTGTTGCTGGCGACGGGGCAGGTGCTGCCCGTCTCCAGCGTGCACCGGCTCGCCCGCACCTCGACTCTGGTGCGGATCGTCATGAACGCCGACGGGCAGGTCCTCGACATGGGCCGCAAGGTCCGTCTGGCGACTCCTGCCCAGCGGCGGGCCATCTTCGCCCGGTATGCCACGTGCTGGGTCGACGGCTGCCCCCTGCCCGCGACCATGTGCCAGATCGACCACGCCGACAACTGGAGCAGCGGCGGGCTCACGGACCTAAAGCTGCTGGGCCCGGCCTGCCAGTTTCACAACCGCGACCGCTACCAGCACCCCGACCGCTACACCCGCCGCAACGTCGGCGAAGACCGCTGGGCCTTCACCTACCACCGCCTCGGGCGAGCCCGACGACTACACGAGTGA
- a CDS encoding TetR/AcrR family transcriptional regulator — translation MTETLGLRERKKRQTRSLISDVASGLFVQRGFDNVTVAEVAEAAGVSAKTVFNYFPRKEDLFLDRYPEAVELVTRAVRERAEGETPVAALRRLFLGMLRDGHPLGGIAPGYEVFWQVILDSPALRARARELVEELEGVIAGLFAEAAGSDPGDPAPRFAAALVVAAYRAVYITSIDRIRAGDPMQDVIADRAVQLDRALRAVEHAIAAF, via the coding sequence GTGACGGAGACCTTGGGGTTGCGGGAGCGGAAGAAGCGGCAGACCCGCTCGCTCATCTCCGACGTGGCGTCGGGCCTGTTCGTGCAGCGCGGGTTCGACAACGTCACGGTCGCCGAAGTCGCCGAGGCGGCCGGAGTCTCGGCCAAGACCGTCTTCAACTACTTCCCTCGCAAGGAAGACCTGTTCCTCGACCGCTATCCCGAGGCGGTGGAGCTGGTCACCCGCGCCGTACGGGAACGCGCCGAGGGGGAGACCCCTGTCGCCGCGCTGCGCCGGCTGTTCCTCGGCATGCTCAGGGACGGCCACCCGCTCGGCGGGATCGCCCCCGGATATGAGGTCTTCTGGCAGGTGATCCTCGACTCGCCCGCGCTCAGGGCCCGGGCGAGGGAGCTGGTCGAGGAGCTCGAGGGCGTGATCGCCGGCCTGTTCGCCGAGGCGGCCGGAAGCGATCCGGGCGACCCGGCCCCGCGCTTCGCGGCCGCCCTGGTGGTCGCCGCCTACCGCGCCGTGTACATCACCAGCATCGACAGGATCCGTGCCGGTGATCCCATGCAGGACGTGATCGCCGACCGCGCCGTCCAGCTCGACCGCGCCCTGCGCGCCGTCGAACACGCCATCGCCGCCTTCTGA
- a CDS encoding FAD-dependent monooxygenase: protein MSYDVVVAGGGPVGLMLACELRLGGASVVVLERLTEIDPTIKAGALNTPSVEALYRRGLLPALREVQERAMEVVRAFMQKRAAAGGPQRTPPRFAGHFAGMMLSADLFDEDDPDLAGRGPITEIGLVPQQQLEQILAGRAAELGVEVRRGVEVTGFTDDGEQVTVATTEGPVHGRWLVGCDGGRSMVRKLAGFEFPGTDPEITAYQAIAEMEGTDDLGVGWQATPTGIYSHGPVPGRILVVRFDDGAPGKADKTEPVTTEELQDAVRHVTGSDVVVKGITSVTRFTDNARQATTYRLGRVLLAGDAAHVHSPFGGQGLNLGLGDAVNLGWKLAAVVRGQAPEGLLDTYTRERHPIGAWVLDWTRAQIALMRPDAHARAARTVVADLLGTVTGTTYFVKKISGVWQRYDMPGGGHPLMGRSVPDYEFEDGSRLADHLHDGRGLLLRQTGSRLGGAAADGYGDRVATVTTAIRDAHAPGALLVRPDGVVAWVEDPETTDSEGLANALETWFGAPADVPVTLA, encoded by the coding sequence ATGTCGTACGACGTCGTTGTGGCCGGCGGAGGGCCGGTGGGCCTCATGCTGGCCTGCGAGCTGCGGCTGGGCGGGGCGTCGGTCGTGGTGCTCGAACGGCTGACCGAGATCGACCCGACGATCAAAGCCGGCGCGCTCAACACGCCCAGCGTGGAGGCGCTCTATCGACGGGGCCTGCTGCCCGCGCTGAGGGAGGTGCAGGAGCGGGCGATGGAAGTCGTGAGGGCGTTCATGCAGAAGCGGGCCGCCGCGGGAGGACCGCAGCGGACTCCGCCCAGGTTCGCCGGCCACTTCGCGGGGATGATGCTGAGCGCCGATCTCTTCGACGAGGACGACCCCGACCTGGCCGGCCGGGGACCGATCACCGAGATCGGCCTGGTGCCCCAGCAGCAGCTCGAACAGATCCTCGCGGGACGCGCGGCCGAGCTGGGGGTCGAGGTGCGGCGCGGCGTGGAGGTGACCGGCTTCACCGACGACGGCGAGCAGGTCACGGTCGCCACGACCGAGGGCCCGGTGCACGGCCGCTGGCTCGTGGGCTGCGACGGCGGCAGGAGCATGGTGCGCAAGCTGGCCGGCTTCGAGTTCCCCGGGACGGACCCGGAGATCACCGCCTACCAGGCCATCGCGGAGATGGAGGGCACCGACGACCTCGGCGTGGGCTGGCAGGCCACTCCCACCGGGATCTACTCCCACGGCCCGGTGCCGGGGCGCATCCTCGTCGTACGCTTCGACGACGGCGCGCCAGGCAAGGCCGACAAGACCGAACCGGTGACGACGGAGGAACTGCAGGACGCGGTCAGGCACGTCACGGGCTCCGACGTCGTCGTCAAGGGGATCACGTCGGTCACGCGGTTCACGGACAACGCGCGGCAGGCGACGACCTACCGGCTCGGGCGGGTGCTGCTGGCCGGTGACGCCGCGCACGTGCACTCGCCCTTCGGCGGCCAGGGGCTGAACCTGGGACTGGGCGACGCCGTGAACCTCGGCTGGAAGCTCGCGGCGGTCGTACGCGGGCAGGCCCCGGAGGGGCTTCTCGACACCTACACGCGGGAGCGGCACCCCATCGGCGCCTGGGTGCTCGACTGGACGCGGGCCCAGATCGCCCTGATGCGTCCCGACGCCCACGCCCGGGCGGCCCGGACGGTGGTCGCCGACCTGCTCGGCACGGTCACCGGCACCACCTACTTCGTGAAGAAGATCTCCGGTGTCTGGCAGCGGTACGACATGCCCGGCGGCGGACACCCTCTGATGGGGCGCAGCGTGCCCGACTACGAGTTCGAGGACGGCTCACGGCTCGCCGACCACCTCCACGACGGCCGCGGCCTGCTCCTCCGCCAGACCGGATCCCGGCTCGGCGGCGCGGCGGCGGACGGGTACGGCGACCGGGTCGCCACCGTCACGACGGCGATACGCGACGCGCACGCTCCCGGCGCGCTGCTCGTCCGCCCGGACGGCGTCGTCGCCTGGGTGGAGGACCCGGAAACCACCGATTCCGAGGGGCTCGCCAACGCGCTGGAGACCTGGTTCGGCGCGCCCGCGGACGTCCCCGTGACCCTCGCCTGA
- a CDS encoding GNAT family N-acetyltransferase: MPAFVTLSGRSVRLEPLSLAVLDDLVAAASEDRSTYAFTRVPAGRDEMASYVEAALAEQAEGRTLPFAIRWLHTDRVVGATRLMNLEYWQGPMPWPPGTKGAVGEVPSVADIGYTWLAASAQGTGVNRESKYLMLSLAFETWQVHRITLKADVRNTRSRVAIEALGAHLDGVRRADSRGADDTVRDTAYYSILSPEWPAVRERLRAKLGILEPASEAA; this comes from the coding sequence ATGCCCGCTTTTGTCACCCTGTCCGGGCGCTCCGTGCGCCTGGAACCGCTCAGCCTCGCGGTGCTCGACGACCTCGTCGCCGCGGCGAGTGAAGACCGTTCCACATACGCCTTCACTCGCGTTCCCGCTGGCCGGGATGAGATGGCCTCCTACGTGGAGGCCGCCTTGGCTGAGCAGGCGGAGGGCCGCACGCTGCCCTTCGCCATCCGGTGGCTGCACACCGACCGCGTGGTCGGTGCCACCCGTCTGATGAACCTGGAGTATTGGCAGGGCCCGATGCCCTGGCCGCCGGGAACCAAGGGCGCGGTGGGCGAGGTCCCGTCCGTCGCGGACATCGGGTACACCTGGCTCGCCGCGTCGGCCCAGGGCACCGGTGTCAACCGGGAGAGCAAGTATCTGATGCTCTCCCTCGCCTTCGAGACCTGGCAGGTTCACCGGATCACCCTCAAGGCAGACGTACGCAACACCCGATCCCGGGTCGCCATCGAGGCCCTCGGCGCGCACCTCGACGGTGTGCGACGAGCGGACAGCCGAGGCGCCGACGACACGGTCCGAGATACCGCGTACTACTCGATCCTGAGTCCCGAATGGCCCGCCGTGCGCGAACGTCTTCGCGCGAAGCTGGGCATTCTGGAGCCGGCGTCGGAAGCAGCTTGA
- a CDS encoding AfsR/SARP family transcriptional regulator, translating to MPDHAAVDGLRFAVLGPVLAWRDGVELDLGTPLQRSILAMLLLREGHAVTPDEMIDGVWGEDAPPRALGALRTYVSRLRTVLEPDRSPRTPPRLLTSVGRGYALRLDSGPARFDLAVFERECAAAESDRRTGRAGEAARRLRGALRLWSGEPLAGAVGPYAEHQRDRLAERRMSAVETLMELDLELGRHAEIVSELVALTAEHPLRERLRAQLMLAYYRCGRQAEALSVFTGTRRALVEELGIEPGAELSRLHRRILAADPSLTPTPPPVRLSQQDVHDDAAAAETGPVIEMPRPAQLPAAVPDFTGRTGLVRRLLALLRGEGAREGVPIAAMSGIGGVGKTTLAVHVAHLADDLFPDGQLYADLRGYSAEPTAPETALVAFLRALGIPMDVIPDGLAERSALFRSLLADRRMLVLLDNARDAEQVEHLLPGSPGCAAIITSRGKLADLPAARLIDLDVMEPEEALSLLAAVAGPERVAAERAAAMDVVAACGFLPLAVRIVAARLASRPSWTVASLVPRLADERRRLDEMKIGNLAVSATFALGYGQLDARQARAFRLLSLPAGSGISVFAAAAVLDLTPSEAEDVIESLVDASLLEAPAPGRYRFHDLLKLFARRQAEAAEEPAARTLALRRLLGFYLASAGAAHRLAYEGSRIADVLTDLGMLGHSFSSADEAVAWLSAEAEDMFGAVAQTAGAQDESGDDLLAAADLLLAMEPLLESGTNQRDFEQRTSALLAATRQAGARRAELRCRYVLGRVLFGANRLAEAESHFLAARTLGEETGDHIVLGETCNALAVVAGRRRRHTEALEWFDRATTVHRQTGNPAGEALASCYSARDHLGLGRPDNAIAAAERGLAVFTEIGSGAGVARARYHLGNVLSFVGRLNEAVVHHAECLAFFRASNQRVWEQRVCYRLAATFIAAGRFAEAARHAEQALTVSREITHPYGEAQSLAALGKALAGLGETGRGRQALVKALDIFTRLGSPEADDIRALLREQVET from the coding sequence ATGCCTGATCACGCCGCCGTGGACGGCCTGCGCTTCGCCGTGCTGGGACCCGTCCTTGCCTGGCGCGACGGCGTGGAGCTCGACCTTGGCACGCCATTGCAACGCTCCATTCTCGCGATGCTCCTGCTGAGGGAGGGGCACGCGGTCACGCCGGACGAGATGATCGACGGCGTGTGGGGCGAGGACGCGCCCCCGCGCGCGCTCGGCGCGCTGCGCACCTACGTTTCCCGCCTGCGCACCGTCCTGGAGCCGGACCGGTCCCCCCGGACCCCGCCGCGGCTGCTGACCTCCGTGGGCCGGGGATACGCGCTGCGGCTCGACTCCGGCCCCGCCCGCTTCGACCTCGCCGTCTTCGAACGCGAATGCGCCGCCGCCGAGTCCGACCGCCGCACGGGCCGGGCCGGGGAGGCCGCCCGGCGGCTGCGCGGGGCCCTGCGCCTGTGGTCGGGCGAGCCGCTGGCCGGCGCGGTCGGCCCGTACGCCGAGCACCAGCGCGACCGGCTCGCCGAGCGCCGGATGAGCGCGGTCGAGACGCTCATGGAGCTCGACCTCGAGCTGGGCCGGCACGCGGAGATCGTCTCCGAGCTGGTCGCGCTCACCGCGGAACATCCGCTGCGCGAGCGGCTGCGCGCCCAGCTCATGCTGGCCTATTACCGGTGTGGCAGGCAGGCCGAGGCGCTGTCGGTCTTCACCGGCACCCGGCGGGCGCTGGTCGAGGAGCTCGGCATCGAGCCCGGGGCCGAGCTGTCCCGCCTCCACCGGCGGATCCTCGCCGCCGACCCCTCCCTCACCCCCACGCCCCCTCCCGTACGGCTCTCGCAGCAGGATGTCCACGATGACGCCGCGGCGGCCGAGACGGGCCCGGTCATCGAGATGCCGAGACCGGCCCAGCTCCCGGCGGCGGTGCCCGACTTCACCGGACGCACCGGCCTGGTGCGCAGGCTGCTCGCGCTGCTGCGTGGCGAAGGGGCGCGCGAGGGCGTGCCGATCGCGGCGATGTCGGGCATCGGCGGCGTGGGCAAGACGACCCTGGCCGTCCACGTGGCCCACCTCGCCGACGACCTGTTCCCCGACGGCCAGCTCTACGCCGACCTGCGGGGATACAGCGCCGAGCCGACCGCGCCCGAGACCGCGCTGGTGGCGTTCCTGCGGGCCCTCGGCATCCCGATGGACGTCATCCCCGACGGCCTGGCCGAGCGCTCCGCGCTGTTCCGGTCGCTGCTCGCCGACCGCAGGATGCTGGTGCTGCTCGACAACGCCCGCGACGCCGAGCAGGTCGAGCACCTGCTGCCCGGCTCACCCGGCTGCGCCGCGATCATCACGAGCCGGGGCAAGCTGGCCGACCTGCCCGCGGCCCGGCTCATCGACCTCGACGTGATGGAGCCCGAGGAGGCGTTGTCGCTGCTCGCCGCGGTCGCGGGGCCTGAGAGGGTGGCGGCGGAACGTGCCGCCGCCATGGATGTGGTCGCCGCCTGCGGTTTCCTGCCGCTGGCCGTGCGGATCGTCGCGGCCCGGCTGGCCTCCCGCCCGTCGTGGACGGTCGCCTCGCTCGTCCCCCGGCTGGCCGACGAGCGCCGCCGCCTCGACGAGATGAAGATCGGCAACCTGGCGGTCTCGGCCACGTTCGCCCTCGGGTACGGCCAGCTCGACGCCCGGCAGGCGCGGGCGTTCCGACTGCTGTCGCTGCCGGCGGGCTCGGGCATCTCGGTATTCGCGGCGGCGGCCGTGCTCGACCTCACCCCGTCCGAGGCCGAGGACGTGATCGAGTCGCTGGTCGACGCCAGCCTGCTGGAGGCGCCCGCGCCGGGCCGCTACCGCTTCCACGACCTGCTCAAGCTGTTCGCCCGGCGGCAGGCGGAGGCCGCCGAGGAGCCCGCGGCCCGCACGCTCGCCCTGCGGCGGCTGCTGGGCTTCTATCTTGCGTCGGCGGGCGCGGCCCACCGGCTGGCGTACGAGGGCAGCCGGATCGCCGACGTCCTCACCGATCTGGGCATGCTCGGCCACTCCTTCTCCTCCGCCGACGAGGCAGTTGCCTGGCTGTCGGCGGAGGCCGAGGACATGTTCGGAGCGGTGGCCCAAACGGCAGGGGCACAGGACGAATCGGGCGACGACCTGCTCGCGGCGGCCGACCTGCTGCTGGCGATGGAGCCGCTGCTGGAGTCGGGCACCAACCAGCGGGACTTCGAACAGCGCACGTCGGCCCTGCTGGCGGCGACGCGCCAGGCCGGTGCGCGGCGCGCCGAGCTGCGCTGCCGCTACGTGCTGGGCCGGGTGCTGTTCGGCGCGAACCGGCTGGCCGAGGCCGAGAGCCATTTTCTCGCCGCGCGGACGCTGGGCGAGGAGACCGGCGACCACATCGTTCTCGGCGAGACGTGCAACGCGCTCGCGGTCGTCGCCGGGCGGCGGCGCCGCCACACCGAGGCGCTCGAATGGTTCGACCGGGCGACGACGGTCCACCGGCAGACGGGCAATCCCGCGGGCGAGGCGCTCGCGTCGTGCTACTCCGCCCGCGACCACCTGGGCCTCGGACGGCCGGACAACGCCATCGCGGCGGCCGAGCGGGGGCTGGCGGTCTTCACCGAGATCGGCAGCGGCGCGGGGGTGGCGCGGGCCCGCTATCACCTCGGCAACGTGCTGTCCTTTGTCGGGCGGCTCAACGAGGCGGTCGTCCACCACGCCGAGTGCCTGGCCTTCTTCCGCGCGAGCAACCAGCGAGTCTGGGAGCAGCGGGTCTGCTACCGGCTCGCCGCCACCTTCATCGCCGCCGGACGGTTCGCCGAGGCCGCCCGGCACGCCGAGCAGGCGCTGACCGTGAGCCGCGAGATCACCCACCCGTACGGCGAGGCGCAGTCACTGGCCGCGCTCGGCAAGGCCCTCGCGGGGCTCGGGGAGACCGGCCGGGGCAGGCAGGCCCTGGTCAAGGCCCTCGACATCTTCACCCGGCTCGGGTCGCCCGAGGCCGACGACATCCGTGCCCTCCTGCGCGAACAGGTCGAGACGTAG
- a CDS encoding DUF7059 domain-containing protein yields the protein MDAPSDLVRRLRDRFVETGYTIDGVRERLGDMAAAALAREEIVPALRATRDADPLATLIRLWWLGTPVSMAAADLPVQGLIEAGLLVRLGDSLQATVHLQPWDTGTGDPAYVVSDRKVRPGDPSLRPDHVVGAGGASANLAQLGWAAPVERALDLGTGCGVQVLHLAPRAEHIVATDVNRRALRLARLSWGLSGVTGVEAREGSMYDPVDDERFDLVVSNPPFVIAPEARYTYREAGRRGDEFCRDLVRRTPRHLAQGGQARFLANWLHVKGEDWQDRVGGWLTETGCDGWAVQRDVQDPAEYVELWLRDSAEHGTSAYRERYDEWLGWFESMDVTGVGFGWIALHDSGSLSPLVRVEEMTQPVEPPSGALVEEVLRAARTAHELSDDDLLDARLKPAEGVVEERVGPPGADDPSRIVLRQTRGARRTAAVGTVEAALAGVCDGELPTRPLLAAIAELTGEDPGEVLGRAPAALRSLIAEGFLDVASPR from the coding sequence GTGGACGCCCCTTCTGACCTGGTCCGGCGGCTTCGCGACAGATTCGTGGAGACCGGATACACGATCGACGGCGTGCGTGAGCGGCTGGGCGACATGGCCGCCGCCGCGCTGGCTCGCGAGGAGATCGTGCCCGCGCTGCGCGCCACCAGGGACGCCGATCCCCTCGCCACGCTGATCCGGCTGTGGTGGCTGGGCACCCCGGTCAGCATGGCCGCCGCCGACCTCCCCGTGCAGGGCCTCATCGAGGCCGGGCTGCTGGTGCGCCTGGGCGACTCCCTGCAGGCCACCGTGCACCTCCAGCCGTGGGACACCGGCACGGGCGACCCGGCGTACGTCGTCTCCGACCGCAAGGTGCGGCCCGGCGATCCCTCGCTGCGGCCCGACCACGTCGTGGGCGCGGGCGGCGCCTCGGCCAACCTCGCGCAGCTCGGCTGGGCCGCGCCGGTCGAGCGGGCGCTCGACCTCGGCACCGGCTGCGGTGTGCAGGTGCTGCACCTGGCCCCCAGGGCCGAGCACATCGTCGCGACCGACGTGAACCGCAGGGCGCTGCGGCTGGCCCGCCTGAGCTGGGGCCTGTCCGGCGTGACCGGCGTCGAGGCGCGCGAGGGCTCGATGTACGACCCCGTGGACGACGAGCGCTTCGACCTCGTGGTGTCCAACCCGCCTTTCGTCATCGCGCCCGAGGCCAGATACACCTACCGGGAGGCCGGGCGGCGCGGCGACGAGTTCTGCCGCGACCTCGTACGGCGCACGCCCCGGCACCTCGCCCAGGGTGGTCAGGCGCGCTTCCTCGCCAACTGGCTGCACGTCAAGGGCGAGGACTGGCAGGACAGGGTGGGCGGCTGGCTCACCGAGACCGGCTGCGACGGCTGGGCCGTGCAGCGCGACGTGCAGGACCCGGCCGAATATGTCGAGCTGTGGCTGCGGGACTCCGCAGAACACGGCACCTCGGCCTACCGGGAGCGATATGACGAGTGGCTCGGCTGGTTCGAGTCGATGGACGTGACCGGCGTCGGCTTCGGCTGGATCGCCCTGCACGACTCCGGCTCGCTGAGCCCGCTCGTGCGGGTGGAGGAGATGACCCAGCCGGTCGAGCCGCCGTCCGGCGCGCTGGTCGAGGAGGTGCTGCGCGCGGCGCGCACCGCCCACGAGCTGTCCGACGACGACCTGCTCGACGCGCGGCTGAAGCCGGCCGAGGGAGTCGTGGAGGAGCGCGTCGGCCCGCCCGGCGCCGACGACCCCTCCCGCATCGTCCTGCGGCAGACCCGGGGCGCACGCCGTACGGCCGCCGTGGGGACGGTGGAGGCGGCCCTGGCGGGCGTGTGCGACGGCGAACTGCCCACGCGCCCGCTGCTCGCCGCCATCGCCGAGCTGACCGGTGAGGATCCCGGTGAGGTGCTCGGGCGGGCGCCCGCCGCGCTGCGGTCCCTGATCGCCGAGGGCTTTCTCGACGTTGCAAGCCCACGCTGA
- a CDS encoding TetR/AcrR family transcriptional regulator: MKSAKSGRDGRARIIEGALRRFSQSGVSATTLASLRQESGVSVGSFYHHFTSKEHVFGVLYAEIQEMYQAAFIGELVRHEDARSGIEAIVAMHMAWCGEHPERARLLISERPPRRNEPGGPEVAESRREFFRQVADWWRPHMKNGVLRPVPATMCYVLWLGPAQEMCRLWFSGAHQPTEEEIRELGEAAWNSLKMP; encoded by the coding sequence GTGAAGAGCGCGAAGAGCGGACGAGACGGCAGGGCCAGGATCATCGAGGGCGCCCTGCGCAGGTTCAGCCAGAGCGGGGTGTCGGCCACGACCCTGGCCAGCCTCCGGCAGGAGAGCGGCGTCAGCGTCGGCAGCTTCTATCACCACTTCACGAGCAAGGAACACGTCTTCGGCGTGCTCTACGCCGAGATCCAGGAGATGTACCAGGCCGCCTTCATCGGCGAGCTCGTCCGCCACGAGGACGCCCGCTCCGGCATCGAGGCCATCGTCGCGATGCACATGGCCTGGTGCGGCGAGCACCCCGAGCGCGCCCGCCTGCTGATCAGCGAGCGCCCGCCCCGGCGCAACGAGCCCGGCGGGCCGGAGGTCGCCGAGTCGCGGCGCGAGTTCTTCCGCCAGGTCGCCGACTGGTGGCGGCCGCACATGAAGAACGGTGTGCTCCGCCCCGTCCCCGCCACCATGTGCTATGTGCTGTGGCTCGGCCCGGCGCAGGAGATGTGCCGCCTGTGGTTCAGCGGCGCCCACCAGCCCACCGAGGAGGAGATCCGCGAGCTGGGCGAGGCCGCCTGGAACAGCCTCAAGATGCCCTGA
- a CDS encoding GNAT family N-acetyltransferase: protein MDVRVVEVRAARPGDDEARVRLFVEGLSQDTLTNRFFVGLGRPSTSLIRAMVARDDRRDALLALHGDAVIGHAMSHLAGGSLGIEAEIAVVVDDRWQGLGVGSRLVRTLLRRASVRGAVAVGMDVMTENRRVLSMVRRAWPSATISTEGTSVEIKACLAFAEQGSVGSPLTM, encoded by the coding sequence GTGGACGTCCGTGTCGTGGAGGTGCGTGCGGCGCGTCCGGGCGACGACGAGGCGCGGGTGCGGCTCTTCGTGGAGGGTCTGTCGCAGGACACGCTGACGAACCGCTTCTTCGTCGGCCTGGGCCGGCCGAGCACGAGCCTGATCCGCGCGATGGTCGCGCGCGACGACAGGCGCGACGCGCTGCTCGCGCTGCACGGCGACGCCGTGATCGGGCACGCCATGAGCCATCTGGCCGGCGGCTCCCTGGGGATCGAGGCGGAGATCGCGGTCGTGGTGGACGACCGGTGGCAGGGCCTCGGCGTGGGGTCGCGGCTCGTGCGCACCCTCCTGCGGCGGGCGTCCGTACGCGGCGCGGTCGCCGTCGGCATGGACGTCATGACGGAGAACCGGCGGGTGCTGTCCATGGTGCGCCGGGCCTGGCCCTCTGCCACAATCAGTACAGAGGGCACATCCGTCGAGATCAAAGCCTGCCTCGCGTTTGCAGAACAAGGTTCTGTTGGTTCACCATTGACTATGTGA